From Poecilia reticulata strain Guanapo linkage group LG3, Guppy_female_1.0+MT, whole genome shotgun sequence:
ACCCTTTGTCAAAACAGCTtccaaaataaagcatttacagaaaaatgattttttttaacaaaatttagTATTCGTTAATTTCATCAAGCAAGGCAATGATGAATATTTCTGATAAACAATACAATATTTCAGAGGTTGTTTACATTAGAAGCCATGTCAACTAAACCCATCATGACGAGCCATCACTCCTACTGCCAATCTGCAAGCGCAACAAGTGACGAAAGACATGAAGCGTCacctttaataaaattaaattacattcaaTGCGCCTTTCAGTGAGAAATCTTTTGTCCAGGTTGCACAAACAACTGATTTCTGGTTTTACAGATTTCCCCGAAGGTGAGGAATTATTTCCTTCGTACAAATGTTAACAGTTCAACTACATCAAAATTCAAGAAACCTCATTGGTGGAAGCATGTGTCACGTCTGCTCCTAAGTATTGCTTAAGCAGCAAGTGTGTTGCTTAGTTTTGACGACTGAACACTTTGTTTCACATGCAGTggcatttaaaaactgaatgcaggAGCACTTCTGGGTctctgtcacaaaaacaaagaggttTTAATAGGCGGTAAAGTCCTTGGCAACTTAATCTCCCACTccagtaaaaggaaaaaaaaagtcttcattgTAGGCATCCCACGTTAAAGAGCCCAGATTAGTTTGTTTGATGAATATCCCaggaagcagttttttttaatatatcaagcaaaagcaaagagaaagtacctaaagaaaaatatcattTGATTCAAAGTATCAAACTCTCTCAGACCAGTCTATGATGAGCTGAAGAAGTTATCCAGTCCCAAAATGCAGTGACTACAGCACATCATCCCTACTgtcataacttaaaaaaaaaaacattagcaatTATATAGCAGCTCAGGAGAATGCCGTGTTTAATTTCTATTAATATTATTCAGAATTAGCTTGAATGTGTCAAAATAGTCCATGACACTAAAGAAGTCCGCTGTAAGTGCTTAGACAAGGTGATGCTGCAACTAATTTATCAGGAGAAACCTCGATTGCAGAGGAAGGTCTttaaggaagttttttttttttaataagttataGCTGAGTGAGTTTCTTTTCAAAGAATGTCGTTGTTTTGATGTCTTTTCCCATAATCCACAGCTCTTTCTCTGTCCTGAATGTCCCGATCGTCGtcatctggaaaagaaaaagagttcaAACCGACATTAGAGATTAATTACCAAGTGAaaggaaatgtttaatattgATATGCACTAGAAATCTATGGCCGATATTTCTATAGGGCAGGctttaaacataaaacctgaaaaaaaggAGCAAGAAAGGCATGAAGAAGGTAGATAAAGactaagaaaaaagaaagaagggagaaggaaggaagaaatttTCTTATGAGATcaatatagattttttattttaattaaattgaataaaaaaagaacacaagatAAGACAAAAGGGAGAAGGAAAGAAGGCatcaaaaaggaagaaaaaaaggataaaaaactgaaatgggGAATTAAGTCTAAtatcatatttacattttcttttcctaatTCTTGAATCaaattccaaacttttccagactgaTTAGGAACTTTAAGTCCCCAATTTCcagaagacataaaataaaaaggacctttcatatatatatatatatatattattttatttatttattttttttttaatcaaatgtataCATTAATCGTGCACAaaataatctgttatttatAAGAACAAGAATACACATGACAAAACTATGTTCAAGTGGCATGTCAGGATGTTTTTTGTGCGCACAgatcaattatttaaaacacttttctatAGCAAAGGAGGcaatggaaaaaaagtgttaGGAAGCaatcacaaagaaaacaaacagaggcATGCACTTCAATGTTACAAGGAGAACACAGAAGCATTCAGTAACACAGTGagctatatatatatctacTGGTTTAGATGTAGGTCAGACGTTTGGTGGGCACAGACAGGTGGTTTAGCTAAAAAGAAGCACAGGCACGATGGAAAATACTAGATGGCAACTGAATAACTCTCACAGAACCGCAAGTTCAAGGGTCAAAATGTCCCTGTAtataagaacatgttttttttttattattgttaatgaacatttgcatttatttttgatccAACGACCAGACTCGGGGTACTGTGAGCTACTCTGGACCAATGCAGCGGGGCTGCAGCAGAATGTGGGGTGGAGGGAGGAAACAAGGGAGGAATGGTGGATACACACTGGACACACAGTCCACAGTTCCGGGGGCTCAGGCCTGGCTCACCTTGAACGTCTTCCTCCCCACCATCaccatcctcttcctcattgTAGGCCAGCTCGGCCTGCTTGTCGGCCTCATACTCACCAACGTTCCCGTCGTCCCCATTGTAGTCCGCCAGCTTAGAGCCGTGCTGCGGATCTACTGGGGACTCGTTCTCATCAAAGAACCGGCCTGCAGGAGGCAGAGAAGGGCCTCGTCAGGAAAGAAGGGAAGCAGCGGCAGTCGTGGTGGGAGGCAAtaggtgtgtgtgaggagggGGAGAAACCAAGTAATAACCAATGCTTGGAGGAGTGAGTGACGGTACACAGAGGATGAGGTTAATACATggagaaaggttttaattttgGGAGACAGGCATTTCTGAGGAGGAAAGCCGTAGATGGactgaagcagcaaaaacaggaaaaaaaataaataaaaatagtgcGGTCTTTCCACTgacttttcttaaaaacaaaaagaactgaGCGGTAACTGAAACATCTGTGCAGTCCACTCAATCACAGCAAATGTATGCTTTTTGTTGGAAAAGAGAAACGGTCATTTTAACACTTTACAGTTTCTCTTAGTCGCTTCGGTTAATTTCTCAGGTTAGAATTAAAATTCTTAAAACTACTTATTCAATCTTCAAATCATTGAATCACTagtgcacataaaaaaataacttctgcAAAAGCTTTTGTACATTCATATAATTGATAATGTACAATTCTTAgatttttcctacattttcagATACTTGTGTTGATTAAAATGTACTATATTGAGTACTCTCAACCTCCACAACATGTAAGCATAAGTTTATCATATGACTCTTTAGACACAATATGCTTGAACAAGTTGCCATAATATGTAAAGCAGATATCTATtagactttgtttttctaaatctttcctgaattttttttttttacattgctcCCTGGTGAATCCCGACTCTCTCCAAAGTCGGCAAATGTATGAACTATTACATCCACCAATGAtcaaccagttttctgaaagataCATATCATGAACCACTGCAAGTATATGGTGTACATTGCCAGAGCACAAcacaatgttacatttctgacaACAGAAAGTGGATGGTTTGGACGGGGCCAACGGCcagagggaagaagaagaagaggaggagtgaGGCTGTGACGGAGGAGTGAGGAGGCAAAACGGAAGGAGGGGCTGAGGACATTATGCCAGTTTCCATCGCTCTATCATTATCAGGTAATGATGCAGATGCAGTTCCTCACTCTACTCCTCATTCCTTAACCCCATTCGGTAATTATTCTCAGCATAAGAGATGGAAAGTATGTGATCACCAGCCACATACACAGATGACCCCTTTTGGATGCCACAGATGCAGAATGTGATGACTTCACAGCAGATCCCTGAAAGTATTTTTCAAGGATCtgaaagaaattaatatttttatttgtaaaaaaaaaaaaacaaacaataataacaatgacTTCTGTGGTAAATTTCCAGAACTTGACTAGAGCAGCTCAAGTTTTAGGCATGTCCAAAgctaagtaaataaataatgaggTCCAGTTTTTTCAGATTGCTGTCAcaccatttttattattttttttaagagaaaaagcACCTGGGTGCTACGGACTTTGGTTTCCTTTATAAGACTGAAAAGATCCCTGGCAGAGGCACAAGGGAGATAAAGgagaaatcaatttaaaaaggaggaggaggagaaggaatcAAAGGCAGCAGAGCAAAGCAGAAGCTAGGCACCTGGAAAAGATAATCTGGCAGCcgtgtgtgtgttatttgtctcctcttttctttaattcagGGCTCTCTCAACTCCCTGATTCTACTCCAACTCATGTTCCTAAGATGACTCGGATATCCGCTGAGCAAGtggcaaaaatcacacaaatggCACCACGGAAAATTGGATCCTGCTCTGGAGTGAGTTAGGACAAAGACAAGTCGCACGAATCCCTAATGCCATGATTATGTGCCCTTTAAGACAGAACACATCCCAAACCACCTTCCCCACCGCCATTTTTAATATTCGCAAAATGAAACTCACTTTGGCGGTGGTGCAGCTGCTCCACGGGGACTTGGTCTTTAGCGCGTTGCAGCTGGATGGGTTTGGGCACCTGGGCGTTATCGTGAGGCAGAGGAATCATCTTCAAATGTTTGCCGTCAGCTTGAAGGtcagagggaaaataaaacaaatcataacTCCTTCACAAGTCATCCCCAAGAGTtgcattttgagatttttttttttttttcacaaaagcaCAATTTTATATCATGCGAATTCTTTAAGTActtgattttttcttctttttttatagattCCTGTGCTGCAGACTCAGGCAGTACCTGGGTTTTGTCTTTGCTGTTCTCCCAGCTCGTCTGCCTTGATCCCTGCCTTGTTATCTTCTTCAAACACTATTGGCTTGTCTCCCTGTTTGATGATGACCGGGGGTGCGAGCCCCCCTGCTCGGCCCTCTAGCCGGTCCTGCTGGAGCCCGGGCTGGTCCAGCAGCATGCCTTGACCTCCGGGGCCGTCGGCTGCTTCCGGGCCGGGACCAGCACCAGCTGCCGCTCCGACATCAGGCGCCTCGTTCTGCTTCTGAGTGATGGCGGGCTTCTTCaaggctttaaataaaaataaaaataaaagataaagtgAGTGTTTAtgttacaacatttaaaacaattaagtGGTCTCACCCACTTTTATGTTTGTTATTCCCATAACAATTTGAACAGGGCAGTAAATTTTatgagataaaagaaaaaaaaaactttaaatgtattgataatTGTTTAACTTTACTGTGCAATCAATAGACTACAATATGGCACTGTCATCATATAAACAGTTAACGGAgtgcaaaatataaatttgtctCCAATGTTCAGAATTAATGCTTACCAAACTGAACTTCATCCATTTTTCCCACCTCGCTGTCTTCAATTCCAGGCATGCCAGCATCGCTGCCAGGTTTGCCCATTTCTTCTGCAACAAAGGAAtgagatgaaataaaataaaataaaaaaaaaggtatttaatcatttttaaccaATCAGTATATGCAACAGGTGCATAGCAATCTAAGCACCTGgaaaagattttagatttttgcatGTAACAGGACTGTAGATGATTAGATTTATAATGGCATACTTAACCTACCTTTTATCTCTGAGTGCCTGTCATGTTGGCGAGTGGCCACAGTGTGGCGCTCTCCAGTCGCATCCGCACCTCCTGCTTCAGCTGCATGCTTTCCTGCCCCCACATTGCCCTGGCCACCGACCACAGACTAGATTACAGAGAGATAAACAAGAGACAGGAATAAGTGTAAGCCTGAGAGAAACACGGAAGGGCACCGAATAGAAAGTTTGAGGCGAGTAGAAATACGaggaaactaaatattcaaatgaCTTGTAACAGAtctagcaagaaaaaaaaaacaaacgagcaataaataaatactacgCTGCTGAGAAAATTAAGAATGCTACATGGAGTCAGGACCTTCCTATATAAGCCTTTAAGGTTTCAATTCTTTTACATATTCCAGGTTCCAGAGTTCTACAAATTTAatgctcatttaaaaacattaaacacaagGTTCACCATTAAATACAGAGGTTCAGGTTTTATATATGGGACTGGCATGAACAGAGActgagaggaaggaaggaaataatGGGCATAAATtagtaagaaaataaagtaaagacACAATGAAATTGAGAATGGAAGGGATCAAGAAAGGAGGTATggcatttaaagaaaagaaaagcaaggcAGAAAAAGGAAAGTACAAAAGTAAGATAGGAAAGAAAGACAATAATGGAAAGGAGGTAGGACACAAGAAAAGCAAGAATGTGGGAAAGaactaaaaaaggaaaaacaaagaaggacTCAGGAGTGGAAGAGAATacagaacacaagaaaaaaaagaaagcagaaaagaaaagaaggaaagacaaaaagggggaagaaaggaaggataCGCcccaaaaatggaaaatacttCATtcaaattccagactttttACGACAACATAGAAAGGCAGGATTACCAGAATAGCTGAAATGTTGTTAATCAAGGTTTACTAAAACTAACCAGTCTCAGCCTTGACACTTCTTTCTCCAGggatttttttgcttcttcatACTCTCCCTTGAGCTGTGCAATCTGACGCCCACACTGCaaactggaaaacacacacacacccacacgcattTCTACATTATATCCATGTCATTCTGGATCATTTCAGCATGCTATGAAACCGAtttcattcaaaaacaaaacaaggccAGGTTAACATTGTCTAGGTGAATTATCCAAATAAAAAAGGGGGGAAACAGGAGAAGTTCATATTATATTGCTATACTGAATGCAAACAATGTGACTGGGATTGCAAATATGATTTTCCTGGAACTAAATTTGTTCCACACAGTACAGAGGTTTTCACTGCTATACCAGCTAAACTGTTACTAATCTAACCCATTACATAACAACCTTTGACATGAGGAGCCATTACATTTAAGTATCATGATGCTAAAGCTGTTTGGCATGCTTTTAAAGCATAATATgattaaaaacttatttttttccaaaaagaggCAAGCTGTTTCCTACAATTTATttaagttgcattaaaaaaagacacaaaagcaGGTAGTCACCAAAGCAGATAATATGAAGTGAATCAAATACCTCTCATACTCCAGCTTTCTCTCCAAACTAGTGCTATTTTTCTTCACTTCTCTCAGCTGCTCTTCTTGCTTCATGAACTCTTGCTTCAGCTCCGtcagctgctctgtttgcaGCGACACCACCATGCAAACACAAGGAAGTTGGAAAGGGGTACATTTCTAAGAAGAACTGCAACAAACATCAGCGTCAGCTCgacagcgccctctgctggtctgGTCTTACCTCTAAGTCTCTGTACCTCGGCCATTTGGGACGTGACCTCGGTTTGCAACTTCACCTGTGgcaaaaggaggaaaagaaatgtatatCCAGGAGTTATGAAAGGTGTTACATTTTGACAGCAAGAACTTGTCCAAACAAAAAGCTTACGAGGACTCAACAGGTTAATGCCATTTACTCTAGGGAAAGCAAGACGAGCAGGTTTGTCTTGAATGTCTTGAACTGAACAAGAGCCATACTTGGTTCTTTGAGAGGAAATACATTACTCCAAAAACCTGGACACTCACTGTTCAGTCttatttaatgacttatcagaTTTACAAGCATAAACTAgacattaaattacttttaagagGCATGTGATAAAGAGCTTAACTAGAAAAAGGGAATCAGCTGAACAATAACTTTCAATAAATACATCACTTGATTACTGTAACTGCAGGCCTCTCGCTTTATCCACTTCTGTGAAAACAAAGGTGGGATGTTTACGTAAGAAAAAGTGGAACATTAGTCAATGCAAACTTCCAGCTTAATTACAGAAACACTGCTGTGACCTGAAGCTCCGTCTCCTCTCCACACAGTGAGATTATTTTAAGCGCATTTCCTTTAACGTAAATTTCTTACAGTACCAACTGGGTTTCTAAACGAGTTTTTAAAACGTAgggaaaaatatgtagtttggTTTAAAACAGCGTATGGGATAGAAAAAttatcataaaacaaaatagatcTCTTAAATTTGTGTATAGTTTCTATTTGTTAGAAATTATACTTCTCTGGTCACCAGGGCTGTGCGCATAGCAGCCTCATTAAAGAAGCTGGGAAGATCTACTATTTGCAGTAGCCAAGGACAACTTAAACgcaaatattgactttagtCTAGTCTGAAAGGTGTTTCCGCCTAAACCATCTGGTTCTTGGGTCTTCAGATGCTCACATTTAGTTAGTAGCAAAAAACGACCAGCTCTAACTTTCCATACAGACTGTAAAGTGGCACAGAATATTACAGTCAGATAAATAGTGGTTTGACAACATCCTCAAGCCACACAATGAACATACTGTACATGATCTGAGCAACTCCGCGGCTTTCCGATAGAAATCAGCAAAGTATCCTGGTTTACAGGTTGAAGACAACTTCACCTCCATCTGTGAAATGAAAGTGTCCAACTTGCAAACCATGGATGATGTGTGGCAGATCAACAAAAGAGCAACAATGCATATTTTCCTGAACACTTTATGGATGGCATTATGCCAACACAGTCAGGAAGCAAAAACCAGTATagagtaatatatatataaattcacTTAAATGGCTTCCACAATCCTTTCTACACAGAGAGAGACTCCATGAGCTACTTTCATAAATGCTGGGCTTGAGGACGCCGAGCATTTAAGCGTGCAACGTGGTGATTATATAGAAAAACATCGGGTGAAGCAGATAGCGGGAGACGGCGGTTAAGGCGGTGCAACACTGAGACTGAATGAGATCCTAATCAAGGGCAAGTTTGTACAGACTTTTCTAAGCAACATCATGAAGATATTGTGAAGCTGTAAATtggtgttgctgctgctgcatgcgACAGAATCCGAATGTCAGCCGAAAGGAGTTACAGGAGAAGCGTGAAGTCAGCCGTAGAGAACAGGACAGGTTGAACGTGTGCGATTCCCCTCTCGGCTCTGAAGGTTATCCTTTCGCAATGTTTCCTCTACTCTCACCTCCAAGTGTCGACACAGCATCTCCGTGATCCAGGAGGTCAAAGAGATACTGCTGTGCATGTACCCGTTTCTGTAAACTATGTTCTACAAGTATATAATCACAGGTCATGACCTAAGATTTACTTTCAGAATATAATTAGGATTCTGTGTCGCTTTTAGaagcattttattcaaaaaataaCCACAATGACAGCCTTTTGTTCTGAGTTATACACAACATTTCCATAAACCAACACTATTTTACTGTGGTGTTGTTACCTGGCTTTTCCTGAAATAGATTTACCACTGCGATTACCTGtggtataaatatttattcatccTTTTACTATTAAATCAAATTGCATCTTTACTCTCTCTGTGGACAGTTCTTTGGTGAAACCTCTGGTACACGTGTCACGACAATCAGAGTGGATCAAACAACAAGCCACAATCCAAGTTTACCTTCTCATCTGAACACTTCTTGATGGCCCCCTCTCTGGCCTGGAGCTTGCCCTCCAGCAAGCTGTAGTCTCCATCCTTCTGGTCAATCTGTTTCTTGTGCGTGTCCACCTGCACGATCAGCTCCGAGTTGCGCTTCTCCAGGCGGCTCCGCGCCGCGTCCGAGCGCTTCACCTGCGTCTGTATCTCCGCCAGTTCGTCCAGCAGATGTCCGTGCTTGTTGGACACCGTCCAGTAGTTGAAAGCCAGCACGCCGATGATGACCATCAGAAAGACGAGGATGAAGGACGGCATGCGGCCTCCTCGTCGGTTTGCACCAAACCCAATCATttcaaacacatgcacactaAAAAAGCCTAACGTCACTACAGGTCGCTACCGCAGCTCGGAGTGTGTTATCCCGAAGTAAAACACATCTGTGTACGTGACGTGCCGTCGGAAACAAACGCTACaaacacatatacacacacacgcacacacacacacacagtcacaaacGATGAAGGCTTTTCACATTTCTACGCGTATTTACTCTCCGTCCCCTTCCGCACACTCGGCATCTTCTCTGTGAACTACGCCCGCGGGGACGTGGCCTGTGAAACAGCAGATGGGACTCGACGTGGACTGCAACGAGGCGCCGTGGCAGTGGGCTGCGAGAACACCATACACCACACTGCTCCTGCTAACTGTCTCCTTTAGCCAGGGCCACCGTCATTGCTTTTCTGGTAAATCACGGCACGTACTGAGCGTTTGGGAGCCCCTCGGATTGTAAGCTCGCAGTTTTGTACCAAAGGTCCCGCGGAGATCCTGGTTTCTGACCCGACGTCGGCGTTAGCTCATATCAAAGTCCAGCTAATCTCTTGACACTAGCTAGCGCTGCAGCCACATAGATGCCAGAGAAGCACCAGCTACTGTCGGAGAAAAgactcttttctttcttaaactttaaacaaaaccatCGCATAGCAACTAAACGCATTTAACAATACAACTCGGGCGAAACCGTTCAATCTATCTCACTATTCTTTGCCTACCAAACATCCTATGTTCGGATTAAGTTAGCTGGAGGCACTTCGCACAATTTCCGGTTAATTTCACAATAAGAGTCTTTAATTGTAAATTAAGGAGTCTTAATCTACAATTAAATTAAGAGTCTTTTGATACATGATCAAAAGTAttctaaaatatattacagattttttttaccattatcTTCT
This genomic window contains:
- the golm2 gene encoding protein CASC4 isoform X2, which codes for MIGFGANRRGGRMPSFILVFLMVIIGVLAFNYWTVSNKHGHLLDELAEIQTQVKRSDAARSRLEKRNSELIVQVDTHKKQIDQKDGDYSLLEGKLQAREGAIKKCSDEKVKLQTEVTSQMAEVQRLREQLTELKQEFMKQEEQLREVKKNSTSLERKLEYESLQCGRQIAQLKGEYEEAKKSLEKEVSRLRLSVVGGQGNVGAGKHAAEAGGADATGERHTVATRQHDRHSEIKEMGKPGSDAGMPGIEDSEVGKMDEVQFALKKPAITQKQNEAPDVGAAAGAGPGPEAADGPGGQGMLLDQPGLQQDRLEGRAGGLAPPVIIKQGDKPIVFEEDNKAGIKADELGEQQRQNPADGKHLKMIPLPHDNAQVPKPIQLQRAKDQVPVEQLHHRQSRFFDENESPVDPQHGSKLADYNGDDGNVGEYEADKQAELAYNEEEDGDGGEEDVQDDDDRDIQDRERAVDYGKRHQNNDIL
- the golm2 gene encoding protein CASC4 isoform X3 encodes the protein MIGFGANRRGGRMPSFILVFLMVIIGVLAFNYWTVSNKHGHLLDELAEIQTQVKRSDAARSRLEKRNSELIVQVDTHKKQIDQKDGDYSLLEGKLQAREGAIKKCSDEKVKLQTEVTSQMAEVQRLREQLTELKQEFMKQEEQLREVKKNSTSLERKLEYESLQCGRQIAQLKGEYEEAKKSLEKEVSRLRLSVVGGQGNVGAGKHAAEAGGADATGERHTVATRQHDRHSEIKEEMGKPGSDAGMPGIEDSEVGKMDEVQFALKKPAITQKQNEAPDVGAAAGAGPGPEAADGPGGQGMLLDQPGLQQDRLEGRAGGLAPPVIIKQGDKPIVFEEDNKAGIKADELGEQQRQNPADGKHLKMIPLPHDNAQVPKPIQLQRAKDQVPVEQLHHRQNDDDRDIQDRERAVDYGKRHQNNDIL
- the golm2 gene encoding protein CASC4 isoform X1; the encoded protein is MIGFGANRRGGRMPSFILVFLMVIIGVLAFNYWTVSNKHGHLLDELAEIQTQVKRSDAARSRLEKRNSELIVQVDTHKKQIDQKDGDYSLLEGKLQAREGAIKKCSDEKVKLQTEVTSQMAEVQRLREQLTELKQEFMKQEEQLREVKKNSTSLERKLEYESLQCGRQIAQLKGEYEEAKKSLEKEVSRLRLSVVGGQGNVGAGKHAAEAGGADATGERHTVATRQHDRHSEIKEEMGKPGSDAGMPGIEDSEVGKMDEVQFALKKPAITQKQNEAPDVGAAAGAGPGPEAADGPGGQGMLLDQPGLQQDRLEGRAGGLAPPVIIKQGDKPIVFEEDNKAGIKADELGEQQRQNPADGKHLKMIPLPHDNAQVPKPIQLQRAKDQVPVEQLHHRQSRFFDENESPVDPQHGSKLADYNGDDGNVGEYEADKQAELAYNEEEDGDGGEEDVQDDDDRDIQDRERAVDYGKRHQNNDIL